One Panicum virgatum strain AP13 chromosome 9K, P.virgatum_v5, whole genome shotgun sequence genomic region harbors:
- the LOC120648517 gene encoding mitogen-activated protein kinase kinase 9-like, translated as MALTVRERRLPQLHISLDVPSCAFRHPNPPAAAAASTSVSRADGEFRLSDFDRLAVLGRGNGGTVYKVAHRRTSALYALKVLHRGDPGGAAEVDALRRADCSPHVVRCHSVLPAAAASGDVALLLELVDGGSLDAVVARRGAFPELALAEVAAQALSGLAHLHARRVVHRDVKPANLLVSAAGEVKIADFGIAKVLSRAGDHCAAYEGTAAYMSPERFDTERHGHADPCAADVWSLGVTVLELLMGRYPLLPAGQKPSWAALMCAICFGELPSLPDGAASPELRAFLAACLQKDYTKRASVAQLLAHPFVAGRDVAASKDALRRLVAGA; from the coding sequence ATGGCTCTGACTGTCAGAGAGAGGAGGCTTCCCCAGCTTCACATCTCCCTCGACGTGCCCTCGTGCGCGTTCCGGCACCCCaacccaccggcggcggcggcggcgtcgacgtcCGTGTCGCGTGCTGACGGAGAGTTCCGGCTCTCGGACTTTGACAGGCTCGCCGTGCTGGGGCGCGGGAACGGGGGAACGGTGTACAAGGTCGCCCACCGCCGGACGTCGGCGCTGTACGCGCTCAAGGTGCTGCACCGCGGCGACCCggggggcgcggcggaggtggaCGCCCTGCGGCGCGCCGACTGCTCGCCGCACGTCGTGCGGTGCCACTCCGtgctccccgcggcggcggcctccggcgACGTCGCGCTCCTGCTCGAGCTGGTGGACGGCGGTTCGCTGGACGCCGTCGTGGCCCGGCGCGGGGCGTTCCCGGAGCTCGCGCTCGCGGAGGTCGCGGCGCAGGCGCTGTCCGGCCTGGCGCACCTCCACGCGCGCCGCGTCGTCCACCGCGACGTCAAGCCGGCGAACCTGCTCGTCAGCGCGGCCGGGGAGGTCAAGATCGCCGATTTCGGCATCGCCAAGGTCCTCTCCCGCGCCGGCGATCACTGCGCCGCCTACGAGGGCACCGCCGCGTACATGAGCCCCGAACGGTTCGACACGGAGCGCCACGGCCACGccgacccctgcgccgccgacgTCTGGAGCCTGGGCGTGACCGTCCTCGAGCTCCTCATGGGCCGGTACCCGCTCCTCCCCGCCGGGCAGAAGCCGAGCTGGGCGGCGCTGATGTGCGCCATCTGCTTCGGCGAGCTGCCTTCGCTGCCGGacggcgcggcgtcgccggAGCTCCGGGCGTTCTTAGCCGCGTGCCTGCAGAAGGACTACACAAAACGGGCGTCGGTGGCGCAGCTTCTTGCGCACCCATTCGTCGCCGGAAGGGACGTCGCGGCCTCGAAAGACGCGCTCCGGCGGCTGGTCGCCGGAGCCTGA